A window of Bombus huntii isolate Logan2020A chromosome 12, iyBomHunt1.1, whole genome shotgun sequence genomic DNA:
AAGTAACGAACTACTTTTGGTGGATAAATTTGTTCCGGGTGAACTAAATGTCGAATAAAGTCTATTGCCATTAAACGATGTCTCCAATGTAAATTCTTTTCCAAAAGGGCATTTAAGAGATCATTTATTAAACCATTATAAGATGCCAAATTACTTTCATTAAATGCTTGTGCAATTTTTAAACCTTCCACAATTTCATCCTCTGTGGGCTGAGGTAAAGTAGGTTGAGGATTAGTCTTCCATAAAGCTGTTGCAATTTCCAAACATGTATTCGGTATTTCAAACGTAATAGCGATCGTTGTAAATTGTTTACTTATATATTTCACAACATCTTCTTTCAAGCGAATTATAGATAATTTCTCACATGGTTTAGAAAGTACCAAAGTTGTCCATAAATCTCTCAATTTATTCCAATCATGTTCGATAATTGTTTCTTGAGAATCAACTAAAATATTCAGAGCTCCCTATGTAAGATAAAATgaagtattaaaaaaaattgtattaaacgTTGCTTGTCATGATTGTTGTCGTTCTTACCTTATACGCATCATGATCTGCTTCCGGATCCGCCCTCAATATATCAAGTAATTTTGGAATAATGATTCTAGATGACAACGTCAAATGATGGAAAGCCCGCAAGAGGACGCGTTGAGCTTGACATCGCACGTCAGAGTACCTGCTAGTAGCCaatctaaataattttaacattatttttttatgagCTTcagttaaattaaaaaactgTAAATATGAACGAGTTTTGTGTTGAATTTCTGCACATAGCAATACAAAGGATCCCATTATTCCCTTTTTTCTTACTAACATGTCCTTCATCATTTTGTGCgctctttttatatttctataatttacaatattagTTGTAACAGATGCAGGTCCTAATAAGAGATAGCCCCAAATCtagaataaaagaattttataatgtgtttaatattctttattaaCTTATTACTCTAAATAGTATATTTAAACAGATACCTTTATCAAAACAAATAAACTTTTTGTATCGCCCTCTGTATTTTCAAGAATTATACCTTGCAATTTATTCATAAGTGTTCCAATGTAACGTTTAACGTTACTACCATTAGGCattaatatttcatgtttCATACCAAGTGTTGGCCTGAAAGGTTGCCATTTTAAAGACGATTTCACTAAATCTAATGGTTTCCCTTCATATATAGGTAAAACAGATTCACAACCTTCAATAATGGTGCTTACAATATTTAAGCTAGTCAGTAACTCTTCTCTAAaatcatataataattttatttcacctattcttaatgaatattatcattaaatattatatagaagTGATCAATAGTTAACCTCCTTAATGTGATCAAGCGTTTACAATATGTCTTTAATTTACTTGTTTCAGGAATAAGATatcttaaaaatattcgatttaTTGCAGCCATTTCTGTCTTATCAGGAATGTACCATTTGACATCTAAGCTACTAATATCCAGAACTTGACCCCAGTACTTTATTTCATCAGTAGATGTAAAGTGACATGGTACCATAGTAGATAATGAATGAAGGActgattttaataatatacaagCTAAATTGTTTCCTTCTCTAGAGTTTAAAATCACTACACGGTCAAGAACTGTTGTGAGTGTATCTATATAAGGTAGTAAATTGTTCCCTGTTGTAGTAACAGTTGCAGATAAAAGCAACATTGCATATAAAAGACGATCATCCACATGTTCTTCCTTAATAATATCATTACTTTCGCCCGTGATATCTAAGATAGTTTGTGAAAGTACAGGCAATAATGTTTTCAAAGTTTCTTTGCCATTAACTTGGGCAAATACTCGACACAAACCAGCTGCCAACTGCCCAGCAACTTTAATTTCGAGTGTACGTTGAGTTATAAATGTGCATAATTTATCTAAAGCCTTTTTAAATATTGCATCATTAATATACATTAACAGGATCATGCACACATTATACAGAACGGTTTCTGTGACCTTTTCTAATTTACTTTTCTCGCCACCAGCAGAATTTTCTAATCTAACCAATTCTAGAGAACTGTGATctatgaaagaaaatatcttgtccaaaaattgtaaaacaaaATCTTCAAATCCAGACGCTGTTTCATAATCTAATTTATCTTCTTCACCTACTGCTGTGATTGGTTTAGAAGTATCCACAATAGGTATGAAACAGGCATAAACTGAGATAAGACGGAAAGCTAAAAAGCACTTTTCTGGATTATTTGGATCAATGCTAGATAGAAGCAGAGAAAGTAGTGGTAAAACATGTCTTGGTCCTTCTGGGTATGTATAGTctgcaaaagaaatttataattcataaaaatgtaaaataaatagtaaATCATGTCAAAAAGTAGCCAGAAGAGTATAATCCACACctgtatttacatttttagaCCCTTCTGCCATTGGCCTAGCTATAGCTTCCATACAATTCAATGTAGCAATCAGTTTATATGATTCTATTGTGAGAGAATCCAATGTAGAAGACACTCTATTCAAAACATATGGAATAACCAAATTGGGTCTCATAGTAGCAAGATATTGTAAAGCTTGTGATGCATGATTAACacttaatttattaaatattgatgCCATAGTTACTGGTAACATACTTTTGACAAATGCATCAACATGACTATCAGTTAATTTATACTCTTCAGGAATGGGAGTTTCCCAAGTTGGCTCAGCATACCTTTctctataatataaataagacatacattataaatttataaatacttgtaaaaattaattataaaacttGTTATTGATTCTCACTTGTGCAAAcgcgtaataaaataaaatgaaagctTCATAAGAAtctcttttaatatattcaaCCAGTAACCATTATTAGCAGGATGAAAATATGTTTCTATCGTTTTCAAAAACTTATCAAGATATGTTTGAGCACTTGAACCATTTCCCTAaaaacattatacaatatatgaaacgatattttatttaaatatactctttaattttcaataaaattttaccaGAACTGCTACTATCCATATTGTTATAGAATTTGCATCTATTTCATGatgtttttgtattttattatatgataCTGGTAATTTTAAGCACCGTATAAATCTAGTGAACATCAATGGTATATAAGGTTCCCAATTAATGTATCCAATGTTATAATTAGCTACTGCTGCCATTAACTCCATCATTTCATTTTCCCATGTTGGTGCATTGTGACATATTTCCcataatttcataaattcttCAAACCATAGTTGATATCCAATTGAATGGTATTTTGGAGGCAATTGTACTGGTAAAAACCACCGTAACAGTTGTATACTTTGAGACATTGTTATGACATCGGTGAGGCATAAAGTTGGTCTTAATTCATCTAATATCTCCTGTGTTGCACTTAACTATTATAAAGgattaattttcattcttttgttaatttacttaagaaaaatattcactTACAGGAAAATAAACTTTTGCGTATACAATAAGTGATTCTGTTGTATTCTCAAAAAGATGACAAATATGGTACATTTCAGGACGATTTTCTTTTGCTTTCATTATACGAAGAATCATATTATAAAGAGGTCGCCATGGCAGTTTCAATTCATCAGGAGATATAAATTTCCTCTttctgtaaatatatattaaaacatGTGAAATTGATTTCCTATAACAAATGATAATCctatataatattatgaataaaagTTAAATCATCTTACTTTAACAACATTAGTAATGTAATAAGACACTGAAATGTAGAAGCTGTAGGTATTTCTGAAACTGTAACCAGTTCATATAATAACTTTATAAGCAAGATGTGATCTTCTTTGCTGAAGTTAAATCCATACATGTTTATGTAActagaaaaaatattcatgaatccagattacaaatatattttctaaaataagcagtataattaaaatgtaattattgcctttctttcaaataatataataatataaatgaatatacTCACTGGCCTAATTTAGTAACCCATACATAGCAGCCTGGCCATATTTCATTAAACATAACAGCACGCCCTAAATTTGCTTTAATTTCGGCTAATAAAGCCTGTGTTTCTGTCTCTACTTCGTCTGCATAAGGCAACAActtattgtatataaatttcttaGATTGAACATCTTCTATACTTttgtaaatacaaatatcTGCGAGATTCTTGTTCATTGTCACTGAAACTGTCTTACTATTACGAACACAAGAAGCACAAATAGATGCAACCTACAAAAGAGCGCACTGTACAATGCAAAATCATGTATATTATTAAGTCAGTAACAACTTGCTTATTCTGCTTCGATTTTATTGAGTCATGTTTTGCATTTTAGGATGCCATATTTGatgaataaaaagaaacatgAATTACTATAAATCTAGAGAAACATCGATCTTCGTATTCAATATATCGATATTCAATAtgcttattaatattatcgataacaaattcgatttttcattttgaatgcTTTTCGTAATATctcatttataattaaataattaccttTTTTTATGCTTTTCCTACAAAAgaatataagaaaattaaatcaGGAATGATTGATAAACGGTAAGTGGTAAAAGTACATTTAAGTATGCTTTGAATATGAAAAACTGAAaccaaaagaaatttaaatacacaTCTACTGTTTATAGCTTATTAGCATACGTATAATGTAAACATATATTATCCTATATGTACTACATGTACTCTTTATACTTTATCTTAGGCCTTAAACCGCATATGGTCTAACCTTTTTTCATATGTGTATACTTGACTACATACAAACATATGGCGACGGCGGTAGTTGCAAGAGGTCACATACAGACCATGCAGTGTAATCTTGaagaaatgtaatattaataattaatgtaatGTCGATGTGTTATTTTATGTGAATGaacagaattttatatttcttcaattttttctttttaagtaAAGATATCTAGTTtcttaatgaaataaaataaatatgtaatttttgaaataaacatACATATAAGGTTAAGATCCAGTTTTTATACTAAAgaaagttacattttttttcgAAACCAGAAAGATTTAATCTTTAAATGTTATTGATAGCTTAGTTCATCTAAGAACAAcggtatatttaaataaataaatgtgtCAAAATGAGGACTAGGAAAACATTAGCAATCATCAGTGCAGGCTTAATTCTTGCCTGCTGTGTtatgatatatttaataatggATTTAACACTTTTTCCACCTGGACAAGGGTCTAAACTTTCTGTTAATGATGTAAGTTATTCAATAAATATCcatagattataatttatatataataaacaaaaataacttattgttttatatttttagaatcaatGGCTACACTTTGAGAATAGATTAGCAAAGTTAGAAAAAGATTTCAATAAGCATCATGAAGTTATGAATGCTTTAAGGGAAGTGGCTGAAGCAAAACATTTTGTACCTATAGACCATTCTATAAATCGTCCTGATCAACCTATGTCATCTAGTTCTTCCCATTTAGGAAAAGTACTTAAATGCAATTTTAACATACAAAAAATTCCTGAAGTTGATATTCAAATGTTAGAGATATATAGGCAATTAGAGTTTGATAATGTGGATGGTGGAGTTTGGAAACAAGGATGGGATATCACATATGATGAGAAACAATGGCATCCAAATAGAAAGCTGAAAGTATTTGTTGTTCCACATTCTCATAATGATCCTGGTTGGCTTAGTACCTTTGAGAAATACTATGCATTTCAAacacaaaatatattaaataatatggTAACAAAATTAGCA
This region includes:
- the LOC126871619 gene encoding proteasome activator complex subunit 4-like isoform X2, encoding MNIFSSYINMYGFNFSKEDHILLIKLLYELVTVSEIPTASTFQCLITLLMLLKKRKFISPDELKLPWRPLYNMILRIMKAKENRPEMYHICHLFENTTESLIVYAKVYFPLSATQEILDELRPTLCLTDVITMSQSIQLLRWFLPVQLPPKYHSIGYQLWFEEFMKLWEICHNAPTWENEMMELMAAVANYNIGYINWEPYIPLMFTRFIRCLKLPVSYNKIQKHHEIDANSITIWIVAVLGNGSSAQTYLDKFLKTIETYFHPANNGYWLNILKEILMKLSFYFITRLHKERYAEPTWETPIPEEYKLTDSHVDAFVKSMLPVTMASIFNKLSVNHASQALQYLATMRPNLVIPYVLNRVSSTLDSLTIESYKLIATLNCMEAIARPMAEGSKNVNTDYTYPEGPRHVLPLLSLLLSSIDPNNPEKCFLAFRLISVYACFIPIVDTSKPITAVGEEDKLDYETASGFEDFVLQFLDKIFSFIDHSSLELVRLENSAGGEKSKLEKVTETVLYNVCMILLMYINDAIFKKALDKLCTFITQRTLEIKVAGQLAAGLCRVFAQVNGKETLKTLLPVLSQTILDITGESNDIIKEEHVDDRLLYAMLLLSATVTTTGNNLLPYIDTLTTVLDRVVILNSREGNNLACILLKSVLHSLSTMVPCHFTSTDEIKYWGQVLDISSLDVKWYIPDKTEMAAINRIFLRYLIPETSKLKTYCKRLITLRREELLTSLNIVSTIIEGCESVLPIYEGKPLDLVKSSLKWQPFRPTLGMKHEILMPNGSNVKRYIGTLMNKLQGIILENTEGDTKSLFVLIKIWGYLLLGPASVTTNIVNYRNIKRAHKMMKDMLVRKKGIMGSFVLLCAEIQHKTRSYLQFFNLTEAHKKIMLKLFRLATSRYSDVRCQAQRVLLRAFHHLTLSSRIIIPKLLDILRADPEADHDAYKGALNILVDSQETIIEHDWNKLRDLWTTLVLSKPCEKLSIIRLKEDVVKYISKQFTTIAITFEIPNTCLEIATALWKTNPQPTLPQPTEDEIVEGLKIAQAFNESNLASYNGLINDLLNALLEKNLHWRHRLMAIDFIRHLVHPEQIYPPKVVRYFVGALIHDSLSERNIALRVVICMLQQQKREHPKITIDPPTSLEQNESSENQSVNFERGQRPDNAWLQYNFETRPLTAEQWDEPRFIHKPYLGYYTWPKKIEMYAPTPQQPCLDPNVRKLTDHEKEIDLFFNDLQNIKKLIKFYSLETKKDNDKFNYYKYRLFKALFRNHGIVFLKNFLPHLHELVKDKQESSQRCAAEIIAGIIKGSKHWPFNMVCEMWDSLLPVIKLTLINMTPETLEDWVLCFSTAQQCRDPNRQHWLLEHLMEEIFVSESESSFIESGRLFILQTTLTEQLWRVLELLQRLLKRIEDRLLENPFENVRERLSSVLVTVFTSLRTSNNQSVPQIQDFLNKIVPKLQPLVDENATKFDNDVKNLPAHVSIVKSNDLKEIGINEEEKERAIRLLKTICKWIVDMNRPWYGLPPELYQIFPIIYQMENCETDEELKQSCTSALTIYAQAFTLPCNMPVALEAVEKMSKHVSWWTRSACLEFLQAWVFYNMCTFLSNPSWVNSVKDIVLRLLEDERVEVRKTAGELLSGLVHCMFIPELESLLDEFKRKANIKLCKKEALNSNKEETKKNLKADALRIRHAAIIGMCAFVQAHPYDIPKYVPPIFEHLRAHMNDPQPIPMTIKETLDDFKRTHNGWRGVEEYMQHFTEEQLSVLQDLIMPPSYYA
- the LOC126871619 gene encoding proteasome activator complex subunit 4-like isoform X1; this encodes MNKNLADICIYKSIEDVQSKKFIYNKLLPYADEVETETQALLAEIKANLGRAVMFNEIWPGCYVWVTKLGHYINMYGFNFSKEDHILLIKLLYELVTVSEIPTASTFQCLITLLMLLKKRKFISPDELKLPWRPLYNMILRIMKAKENRPEMYHICHLFENTTESLIVYAKVYFPLSATQEILDELRPTLCLTDVITMSQSIQLLRWFLPVQLPPKYHSIGYQLWFEEFMKLWEICHNAPTWENEMMELMAAVANYNIGYINWEPYIPLMFTRFIRCLKLPVSYNKIQKHHEIDANSITIWIVAVLGNGSSAQTYLDKFLKTIETYFHPANNGYWLNILKEILMKLSFYFITRLHKERYAEPTWETPIPEEYKLTDSHVDAFVKSMLPVTMASIFNKLSVNHASQALQYLATMRPNLVIPYVLNRVSSTLDSLTIESYKLIATLNCMEAIARPMAEGSKNVNTDYTYPEGPRHVLPLLSLLLSSIDPNNPEKCFLAFRLISVYACFIPIVDTSKPITAVGEEDKLDYETASGFEDFVLQFLDKIFSFIDHSSLELVRLENSAGGEKSKLEKVTETVLYNVCMILLMYINDAIFKKALDKLCTFITQRTLEIKVAGQLAAGLCRVFAQVNGKETLKTLLPVLSQTILDITGESNDIIKEEHVDDRLLYAMLLLSATVTTTGNNLLPYIDTLTTVLDRVVILNSREGNNLACILLKSVLHSLSTMVPCHFTSTDEIKYWGQVLDISSLDVKWYIPDKTEMAAINRIFLRYLIPETSKLKTYCKRLITLRREELLTSLNIVSTIIEGCESVLPIYEGKPLDLVKSSLKWQPFRPTLGMKHEILMPNGSNVKRYIGTLMNKLQGIILENTEGDTKSLFVLIKIWGYLLLGPASVTTNIVNYRNIKRAHKMMKDMLVRKKGIMGSFVLLCAEIQHKTRSYLQFFNLTEAHKKIMLKLFRLATSRYSDVRCQAQRVLLRAFHHLTLSSRIIIPKLLDILRADPEADHDAYKGALNILVDSQETIIEHDWNKLRDLWTTLVLSKPCEKLSIIRLKEDVVKYISKQFTTIAITFEIPNTCLEIATALWKTNPQPTLPQPTEDEIVEGLKIAQAFNESNLASYNGLINDLLNALLEKNLHWRHRLMAIDFIRHLVHPEQIYPPKVVRYFVGALIHDSLSERNIALRVVICMLQQQKREHPKITIDPPTSLEQNESSENQSVNFERGQRPDNAWLQYNFETRPLTAEQWDEPRFIHKPYLGYYTWPKKIEMYAPTPQQPCLDPNVRKLTDHEKEIDLFFNDLQNIKKLIKFYSLETKKDNDKFNYYKYRLFKALFRNHGIVFLKNFLPHLHELVKDKQESSQRCAAEIIAGIIKGSKHWPFNMVCEMWDSLLPVIKLTLINMTPETLEDWVLCFSTAQQCRDPNRQHWLLEHLMEEIFVSESESSFIESGRLFILQTTLTEQLWRVLELLQRLLKRIEDRLLENPFENVRERLSSVLVTVFTSLRTSNNQSVPQIQDFLNKIVPKLQPLVDENATKFDNDVKNLPAHVSIVKSNDLKEIGINEEEKERAIRLLKTICKWIVDMNRPWYGLPPELYQIFPIIYQMENCETDEELKQSCTSALTIYAQAFTLPCNMPVALEAVEKMSKHVSWWTRSACLEFLQAWVFYNMCTFLSNPSWVNSVKDIVLRLLEDERVEVRKTAGELLSGLVHCMFIPELESLLDEFKRKANIKLCKKEALNSNKEETKKNLKADALRIRHAAIIGMCAFVQAHPYDIPKYVPPIFEHLRAHMNDPQPIPMTIKETLDDFKRTHNGWRGVEEYMQHFTEEQLSVLQDLIMPPSYYA